Proteins from a genomic interval of Gemmatimonas sp.:
- the glmS gene encoding glutamine--fructose-6-phosphate transaminase (isomerizing) yields the protein MCGIVGYVGDRVATPMLIEGLKRLEYRGYDSAGVAIMNGKGVETRRAAGKIARLESVIAANPPHGTLGIAHTRWATHGPPTETNAHPHVSQNGKIAVVHNGIIENATVLKAGLEARGYVFKSDTDTEVLAHLIETAYAGNLEAAVIEALRQVDGTYGIAVLSSDEKDKMVAARKGSPLLVGIGEGENFIASDASAILSHTRHVVYLDDGDVAVVTKDGYRVLDLDSVIREKPVTRIEWDLAQIERGGYPHFMLKEIFEQPTTVENTMRGRLILEEGFSKLGGLNISKEDLLAVDNIIITACGTSWHSALIGEMMIEELCRIPVEVEYASEFRYRNPIVTPRTLCIVISQSGETADTLAAMREAKRRGARTLGLVNVVGSTIAREDDGGIYLHAGPEIGVASTKAFTSQVVALALFTLKLARLRDLSVARGREIAQALANLPAQIQSILDRAEEIEALAEEFKRASNFLYLGRGYNFPAALEGALKLKEISYIHAEGYPAAEMKHGPIALIDEMMPVVCIAPHDAVFDKITSNIQEVKARKGKVIAITTRDEPSLAGKIDYDFRIPETVDLLTPILASVPLQLLAYYIAVKRGCNVDQPRNLAKSVTVE from the coding sequence ATGTGTGGAATCGTAGGATACGTTGGTGATCGTGTGGCCACGCCCATGCTGATCGAAGGACTGAAGCGGCTCGAGTATCGCGGCTATGACTCGGCCGGCGTGGCGATCATGAACGGCAAGGGCGTGGAAACCCGCCGAGCCGCCGGCAAGATCGCGCGTCTCGAGTCGGTCATCGCGGCCAATCCGCCGCACGGGACGTTGGGCATCGCGCATACCCGCTGGGCCACGCATGGGCCGCCAACGGAAACGAACGCGCATCCGCACGTGAGCCAGAACGGCAAGATCGCCGTGGTGCACAACGGCATCATCGAGAACGCTACGGTCCTCAAGGCCGGGCTCGAAGCGCGCGGCTACGTCTTCAAGTCCGACACCGACACGGAAGTGCTCGCGCATCTCATCGAAACCGCCTACGCCGGCAATCTCGAGGCCGCGGTCATCGAAGCGCTGCGCCAGGTCGACGGGACCTACGGCATTGCCGTCCTCAGCAGTGACGAGAAGGACAAGATGGTGGCGGCCCGCAAGGGCAGTCCACTGCTCGTCGGTATCGGAGAAGGCGAGAACTTCATTGCGTCCGATGCCTCGGCCATTCTCTCGCACACGCGGCACGTCGTGTATCTCGATGATGGCGACGTCGCGGTCGTGACAAAGGATGGCTACAGGGTGCTCGATCTTGATTCCGTGATCCGGGAGAAGCCGGTCACCCGCATCGAATGGGACCTCGCGCAGATCGAGCGCGGCGGCTATCCGCACTTCATGCTCAAGGAGATCTTCGAGCAGCCCACCACGGTGGAGAACACCATGCGCGGGCGCCTCATTCTCGAGGAAGGCTTCTCCAAGCTTGGCGGGCTCAACATCTCCAAGGAAGACCTGCTCGCCGTCGACAACATCATCATCACCGCCTGCGGCACCAGCTGGCACTCGGCGCTCATTGGCGAGATGATGATCGAGGAGCTGTGCCGCATTCCCGTCGAGGTGGAGTACGCGTCGGAGTTCCGCTATCGCAACCCGATCGTCACGCCGCGCACGCTCTGCATCGTCATCTCGCAGTCGGGGGAGACGGCTGACACGCTGGCCGCCATGCGCGAGGCCAAGCGCCGCGGCGCCCGCACGCTGGGATTGGTGAACGTGGTGGGTTCCACCATCGCCCGTGAGGACGACGGCGGCATCTACCTGCACGCCGGTCCCGAGATCGGCGTGGCCAGCACCAAGGCCTTCACCAGCCAGGTGGTGGCGCTGGCGCTCTTCACCCTCAAGCTCGCGCGCCTGCGCGACCTGAGCGTGGCGCGTGGTCGCGAGATCGCCCAGGCGCTGGCCAACCTGCCGGCGCAGATCCAGAGCATTCTCGATCGGGCCGAGGAGATCGAGGCGCTGGCCGAGGAGTTCAAGCGTGCCTCGAACTTCCTGTACCTCGGCCGGGGCTACAACTTCCCGGCGGCGTTGGAAGGGGCGCTCAAGCTCAAGGAAATCTCGTATATCCATGCCGAGGGGTACCCGGCGGCCGAGATGAAGCACGGCCCCATTGCCCTCATCGACGAGATGATGCCGGTGGTGTGCATCGCGCCGCACGACGCGGTCTTCGACAAGATCACGTCGAACATTCAGGAGGTGAAGGCGCGCAAGGGGAAGGTCATCGCCATCACCACGCGCGACGAGCCCAGCCTGGCCGGCAAGATCGACTACGATTTCCGCATCCCGGAGACGGTCGACCTGCTGACCCCCATCCTGGCGAGCGTTCCCCTGCAGCTGCTGGCGTACTACATCGCCGTGAAGCGCGGGTGCAACGTGGATCAGCCGCGCAACCTGGCCAAGTCGGTGACGGTGGAGTAG
- the glmM gene encoding phosphoglucosamine mutase, with protein sequence MAFDGLMVSVSGVRGRVGEALTPEVVATFAAAFGAWASRHGNRRVVVGRDSRVSGPMFTRIVHGALESVGCTVIDIGMVPTPTIQLAVEHHHAAGGLGITASHNPIEWNALKFIGPSGLFLSAAEGAEMRALLDTGIPRATWDQLGTIEQDDEAIARHIAQLLALPWLDVEGIRARRFRVALDCCHGAGSAIMPQLLTELGCEVYAINMDADGRFHRPPEPVAENLGELEALVKATQAHVGFATDPDVDRLALVLDDGRAPGEDYTLAFAARTVLRHRPGPVVTNLSTSKVVSDVAAEMGVPFHFAKVGEVNVALAMRDAGATIGGEGNGGVILPEMHLGRDAPVGAALMLQLMHEENRPLSELVAARPRYVIVKDKLDRPDAALDAVYDALRGAFPDASADTQDGLRLDWADRWVHLRPSGTEPIVRVIAEAPSDRDARALIAQARAPLAALA encoded by the coding sequence ATGGCGTTCGATGGCTTGATGGTGAGTGTATCCGGCGTGCGTGGCCGGGTCGGTGAGGCACTGACACCCGAGGTGGTCGCCACCTTCGCGGCGGCTTTCGGGGCGTGGGCATCACGCCACGGCAACCGCCGTGTGGTGGTGGGGCGCGATAGTCGCGTGTCCGGACCCATGTTCACGCGCATCGTGCATGGCGCCCTCGAATCGGTCGGCTGTACCGTCATCGATATCGGTATGGTGCCCACCCCCACCATTCAGCTCGCGGTGGAACACCATCATGCCGCCGGGGGCCTTGGCATTACCGCCAGCCACAATCCCATTGAGTGGAACGCGCTCAAATTCATCGGACCCTCGGGCTTGTTCCTTTCGGCGGCCGAAGGAGCCGAAATGCGCGCGCTGCTCGACACCGGCATCCCCCGCGCCACCTGGGACCAGCTCGGGACCATCGAGCAGGATGATGAGGCCATTGCCCGTCACATCGCGCAGCTCCTGGCACTGCCGTGGCTCGACGTGGAGGGCATTCGCGCGCGCCGCTTCCGGGTCGCACTCGACTGCTGTCACGGTGCGGGCAGCGCCATCATGCCGCAGCTCCTCACGGAGCTCGGGTGCGAGGTGTATGCCATCAACATGGATGCCGACGGACGCTTTCATCGGCCCCCGGAACCGGTGGCCGAGAACCTCGGCGAGCTCGAAGCGCTCGTCAAGGCAACGCAGGCGCATGTGGGCTTCGCGACGGACCCCGATGTGGATCGGCTCGCCCTCGTGCTCGATGACGGTCGGGCGCCCGGCGAGGACTATACGCTGGCCTTCGCCGCACGCACGGTGCTGCGCCATCGTCCGGGACCGGTGGTGACGAACCTCTCCACCAGCAAGGTGGTCTCCGATGTCGCTGCCGAAATGGGCGTTCCGTTCCATTTTGCCAAGGTGGGCGAGGTGAACGTGGCCTTGGCGATGCGAGATGCCGGGGCCACCATTGGTGGCGAGGGCAACGGCGGCGTCATTCTCCCCGAGATGCACCTGGGGCGTGACGCACCGGTGGGCGCGGCACTCATGTTGCAGCTCATGCACGAGGAGAATCGGCCGCTTTCCGAACTCGTGGCGGCGCGCCCGCGCTACGTGATCGTGAAGGACAAGCTGGATCGACCGGATGCGGCGCTCGACGCCGTGTACGACGCGCTGCGCGGGGCTTTCCCCGATGCGAGCGCGGATACGCAGGATGGACTGCGCCTCGACTGGGCGGATCGCTGGGTGCACCTGCGGCCCTCCGGCACCGAACCCATCGTGCGCGTCATTGCCGAAGCGCCGTCGGACCGTGATGCCCGGGCGCTCATTGCTCAGGCGCGCGCGCCGCTCGCTGCCCTGGCGTGA
- a CDS encoding adenylate/guanylate cyclase domain-containing protein has translation MPLILQSVAGDRRFSLAGHQALVVGRDPVSDLPILDPAVSRRHAELRVDAREPLVHVTDFGSRNGTWINNARITRGLLRPGDRIAFGTVAFTLAAAAPTPVRATPAVSSSDPGTTRLRERVVPSRDQALADVARDTEGAERATQRLTQLVRIAQRLGAFGALDGLLEAIASELFDTFDADRVAILLSASDGQLETKVSRDRRGAIPRPVPRAIAHGVAERQVALLTNDASSDARTAGESVLQQSVKSAMAAPLIGEHRATIGVLYVDHLRDRAVFDDDDLALLVAFAAIAAAAVERETAAEQLTRATRVRENFERYFTPQIAERIAATTHQVEPGGTRLPVVVMFSDIRGFTAIAESLPPMHMANQLNEYFTVMVECVFRHGGALDKFIGDAIMAYWGAPEARDDDIDGAVAAAFDMQGALEALNARWREEGRPELHIGIGIHHGDAFVGNIGSPRRLEFTLIGDTVNVASRLCSLAQADEVLVSEPVVEHVSRSRTLPVHCRSRDDLRVLRRTSSDSPVWQVEFAR, from the coding sequence ATGCCTCTCATACTGCAGTCGGTCGCGGGTGACCGCCGTTTTTCGCTCGCCGGGCATCAGGCGCTGGTGGTGGGGCGCGACCCCGTCAGCGACCTGCCCATTCTCGACCCGGCCGTGTCACGACGGCACGCCGAGCTGCGCGTCGATGCCCGTGAGCCTCTGGTGCATGTCACGGACTTCGGCTCCCGCAATGGCACCTGGATCAACAACGCCCGCATCACGCGCGGGCTGTTGCGTCCCGGAGACCGCATCGCCTTCGGCACGGTGGCCTTTACGCTGGCCGCGGCCGCGCCTACCCCGGTCCGCGCCACACCGGCCGTGTCGTCATCCGACCCCGGCACCACGCGGCTTCGCGAGCGCGTGGTCCCATCGCGGGATCAGGCGCTGGCCGATGTGGCGCGCGATACCGAAGGGGCCGAGCGGGCCACGCAGCGGCTCACGCAGCTGGTGCGCATCGCGCAACGTCTGGGCGCCTTCGGTGCCCTCGACGGGCTGCTCGAGGCCATCGCCTCGGAGCTCTTCGACACGTTCGACGCCGACCGCGTGGCCATTCTGCTGTCGGCCAGCGACGGCCAACTCGAGACGAAGGTGTCCCGTGATCGGCGCGGGGCCATACCGCGGCCGGTACCGCGCGCGATTGCGCACGGCGTCGCCGAGCGGCAGGTGGCGTTGCTCACCAACGACGCCTCCAGCGATGCGCGCACGGCCGGCGAGTCGGTGCTGCAGCAGTCAGTCAAGTCGGCGATGGCCGCGCCACTCATTGGCGAACACCGAGCCACGATCGGGGTGCTGTATGTGGATCACCTGCGTGACCGGGCGGTGTTCGATGACGACGACCTGGCCCTGCTGGTGGCGTTCGCGGCCATCGCCGCCGCCGCGGTCGAGCGCGAAACCGCCGCGGAACAGCTGACGCGCGCTACGCGGGTGCGCGAGAATTTCGAGCGGTACTTCACGCCGCAGATTGCCGAACGGATCGCCGCCACGACCCACCAGGTGGAGCCCGGAGGCACCCGTTTACCCGTGGTGGTCATGTTCAGCGACATCCGCGGCTTCACCGCCATTGCGGAGTCGTTGCCGCCCATGCACATGGCCAACCAGCTGAACGAGTACTTCACGGTGATGGTCGAATGCGTATTCCGCCATGGCGGCGCGCTCGACAAGTTCATTGGCGATGCCATCATGGCCTATTGGGGTGCGCCGGAGGCGCGTGACGACGATATCGACGGCGCCGTGGCGGCCGCATTCGACATGCAGGGTGCCTTGGAGGCACTGAATGCCCGCTGGCGCGAGGAAGGCCGCCCCGAGCTGCACATCGGCATCGGCATCCATCATGGTGACGCCTTTGTGGGCAACATCGGGTCCCCCCGACGCCTCGAGTTCACGCTCATCGGCGATACCGTCAATGTGGCGAGCCGGTTGTGCAGTCTGGCGCAGGCCGACGAGGTGCTCGTGAGCGAACCCGTTGTGGAGCATGTCAGTCGCTCGCGTACCCTGCCGGTGCACTGCCGCTCGCGTGACGACCTGCGCGTGCTGCGGCGCACCAGCAGCGACAGCCCCGTCTGGCAGGTGGAGTTCGCCCGATGA
- a CDS encoding lipopolysaccharide kinase InaA family protein: MTVDSVAVGVVPSQRATVHASPPWLAPLVSLVEQHGTLYEWAASQPQPRALRGRAPVYVAPLPPDGPSVVVRHAWHGGLLSPLTQDVFRRPTRAPVEMANSRRLRDLGIPTTDVVGFALYDAAMGLARVDVVTRYVSDTADLGMVLAGLAPAIDCDAALAATLDLLALLARHRVLHPDLNVKNILLETPPGSAACAMVIDVDVVMIGATSVRRTMERNVARLVRSLRKWKHQFGCELAEQRIAAFATAALACTPAEAA, encoded by the coding sequence ATGACCGTGGACAGCGTGGCGGTCGGCGTGGTCCCCTCACAGCGCGCCACGGTGCATGCGTCGCCGCCGTGGCTGGCACCGCTCGTGTCGCTCGTCGAGCAGCACGGCACCCTCTACGAGTGGGCCGCGTCCCAACCGCAACCGCGGGCGTTGCGCGGACGTGCCCCCGTGTACGTGGCACCGCTGCCCCCCGATGGGCCCAGCGTGGTGGTGCGGCATGCCTGGCACGGGGGGCTCCTGTCGCCGCTGACCCAGGACGTGTTCCGGCGTCCGACCCGCGCGCCCGTGGAGATGGCGAATTCACGCCGCCTGCGTGACCTGGGCATTCCCACCACCGACGTCGTGGGCTTCGCGCTGTACGACGCCGCCATGGGGTTGGCTCGGGTCGATGTGGTGACGCGCTACGTGAGCGACACCGCCGACCTGGGCATGGTGCTCGCCGGCCTGGCCCCGGCCATCGACTGCGACGCGGCGCTCGCCGCCACGCTCGATCTGCTTGCCTTGCTTGCGCGGCACCGCGTCCTGCACCCCGACCTCAACGTGAAGAACATCCTGCTCGAAACACCGCCCGGTTCCGCGGCGTGCGCGATGGTGATTGACGTGGATGTGGTGATGATCGGCGCGACGTCCGTGCGCCGAACGATGGAACGCAACGTGGCCCGACTCGTTCGCTCGCTGCGCAAGTGGAAGCACCAGTTCGGCTGTGAGCTGGCCGAGCAGCGCATTGCCGCGTTTGCGACGGCGGCGCTCGCCTGCACGCCGGCGGAGGCAGCGTGA
- a CDS encoding peptide chain release factor 3: MSDSTPDIVSTEAAATAPLDHSRLEREIARRRTFAIISHPDAGKTTLTEKLLLYGGAIHLAGSVKARRATRHATSDWMKLEQERGISVTSSVLQFEFLGYQLNLLDTPGHEDFSEDTYRTLVAADSAIMLLDNRRGVEERTRQLFDVCKMRRTPIFTLVNKCDRHGEDPLKLIQDVEADLGIDCYAATWPVFENDVFVGVYDRLKREVHLFERSGDRGATRADDTIVSIDDPALLDAMGESAFDRLMQDIELLDAAGHEYEHARVIDGSLTPVFFGSALTNFGIEPFLREFLELAPSPGPRESSVGPIDPAQEDFTGFVFKIQANMDPKHRDRVAFLRVVSGHFEANMQVLHQRSGKPVRLAAPQQFMARDRVAIEEAWPGDVIGVMDRGNLRIGDTLGGDGKMEFQGIPRFAPEHFARAMPADPMKRKQFDQGLRQLTEEGAAQVFYAETSAGSQPIVGAVGQLQFDVMAFRLEYEYSAPCKFEKMSYRWPRWLTGPKADVERVATGLGRMKVYDHKGAIVVLFQDQWALRRALQHETAVQFHETAP, encoded by the coding sequence ATGTCCGACAGCACCCCCGACATCGTCTCCACGGAAGCCGCTGCCACAGCGCCGCTCGATCATTCCCGCCTCGAGCGGGAGATCGCCCGCCGTCGCACGTTCGCGATCATTTCGCACCCCGACGCCGGCAAGACCACCCTCACCGAGAAGCTGCTCCTGTACGGTGGGGCCATCCACCTTGCGGGTTCGGTGAAGGCGCGGCGCGCCACGCGGCACGCGACGTCGGACTGGATGAAGCTCGAACAGGAGCGCGGCATCTCCGTCACCAGTTCGGTGCTCCAGTTCGAGTTCCTCGGGTATCAGCTCAACCTGCTCGACACGCCGGGGCACGAGGACTTCTCCGAGGACACCTACCGCACGCTCGTGGCCGCCGACAGCGCCATCATGCTGCTCGACAATCGCCGCGGGGTGGAAGAACGCACACGGCAGCTGTTCGACGTGTGCAAGATGCGGCGGACGCCCATCTTCACGCTGGTGAACAAGTGCGACCGTCATGGTGAGGACCCGCTCAAGCTCATCCAGGATGTCGAGGCGGATCTTGGCATCGACTGCTACGCGGCCACGTGGCCGGTGTTCGAGAATGACGTGTTCGTGGGCGTATACGATCGGCTCAAGCGCGAGGTGCACCTGTTTGAGCGCAGCGGTGATCGTGGTGCCACGCGGGCCGACGATACCATCGTGAGTATCGACGATCCCGCGCTGCTCGACGCGATGGGCGAGAGCGCGTTCGATCGCCTCATGCAGGACATCGAGCTGCTCGACGCCGCGGGACACGAGTACGAGCATGCCCGGGTCATCGATGGCTCGCTTACCCCCGTGTTTTTCGGATCGGCACTCACCAACTTCGGCATCGAGCCCTTCCTGCGCGAGTTCCTCGAGCTGGCGCCGTCACCCGGGCCACGGGAGTCGAGCGTGGGCCCCATCGATCCGGCGCAGGAGGACTTCACCGGGTTCGTCTTCAAGATCCAGGCGAACATGGACCCGAAGCACCGCGATCGGGTGGCCTTCCTGCGCGTGGTCAGTGGGCACTTCGAAGCCAACATGCAGGTGCTGCACCAGCGCTCGGGCAAGCCCGTTCGCCTCGCGGCCCCGCAGCAGTTCATGGCGCGCGACCGTGTGGCCATCGAGGAGGCGTGGCCGGGCGACGTGATCGGCGTCATGGATCGTGGCAACCTGCGCATCGGCGACACGCTGGGCGGCGACGGCAAGATGGAGTTTCAGGGCATTCCGCGATTCGCGCCGGAGCACTTTGCGCGCGCCATGCCGGCCGACCCCATGAAGCGCAAGCAGTTCGACCAGGGGCTGCGTCAGCTCACCGAGGAAGGCGCCGCGCAGGTGTTCTACGCGGAGACCAGCGCCGGTTCACAGCCCATTGTGGGGGCCGTGGGACAGCTGCAGTTCGATGTCATGGCGTTCCGCCTCGAGTACGAGTATTCAGCGCCCTGCAAGTTCGAAAAGATGAGCTACCGTTGGCCGCGATGGCTCACCGGTCCCAAGGCCGATGTCGAGCGCGTGGCGACCGGCCTCGGGCGCATGAAGGTGTACGATCACAAGGGTGCGATCGTCGTGCTTTTCCAGGATCAATGGGCGCTGCGGCGCGCGCTGCAGCATGAGACGGCGGTGCAGTTTCATGAGACGGCGCCCTGA
- the dtd gene encoding D-aminoacyl-tRNA deacylase, producing the protein MRILLQRVKRAEVRIREGSDGGPRERLAGRIDGGYLLLVGFTHSDTDREIEWMTEKILTLRLFPDHEQKLNRDIGEQGGALLVVSQFTLYGDTRKGRRPSFVDAAKPDLAIPLYNRFVMRLKQRGLQVATGEFGAMMDVELVNDGPVTFWLEREASSAS; encoded by the coding sequence ATGCGAATACTGCTCCAACGCGTAAAACGCGCCGAAGTCCGCATTCGTGAGGGATCGGACGGAGGGCCGCGCGAGCGACTCGCCGGGCGAATCGACGGCGGGTACCTGCTGCTGGTCGGCTTCACGCACTCGGACACCGATCGCGAGATCGAGTGGATGACCGAGAAGATTCTGACGTTGCGTCTGTTTCCAGACCACGAACAGAAACTTAACCGTGACATTGGCGAACAGGGCGGGGCCCTGTTGGTCGTGTCACAGTTCACGCTCTACGGCGACACCCGCAAAGGGCGCCGACCCAGCTTTGTGGATGCGGCAAAGCCAGACCTTGCCATACCACTATATAACCGGTTCGTAATGCGATTGAAACAGCGGGGGCTGCAGGTGGCCACCGGCGAGTTCGGAGCCATGATGGACGTCGAGCTGGTCAACGACGGCCCCGTCACGTTCTGGCTGGAACGGGAGGCCAGCTCTGCCAGCTGA
- a CDS encoding Maf family protein: MTSPIRTPVHVILASQSPRRRELLSQIGIVHDVRPADIDETVWPGEAPVAHAERLACTKAHTLALRHPDAVVIGSDTIVVIEGAILGKPANATEAVAMLERLSGREHTVVTAVAVAHEGRTLSGVEAVTVRFRTLTRQQIAQYVATGEPMDKAGAYGIQGFGATLVERIHGDYFAVMGLPLGRLVGLIRELGYEYAFGPVCAA; this comes from the coding sequence ATGACTTCGCCAATCCGGACGCCCGTACACGTCATCCTGGCATCGCAATCCCCGCGCCGACGGGAACTGCTGTCGCAGATCGGCATCGTCCACGACGTTCGGCCAGCCGATATCGACGAGACCGTGTGGCCCGGCGAGGCGCCGGTGGCGCACGCGGAGCGACTGGCCTGCACGAAGGCGCACACCCTGGCGCTCCGGCACCCCGACGCCGTGGTCATCGGGAGCGACACCATCGTGGTCATCGAGGGCGCCATCCTGGGGAAGCCAGCGAACGCCACCGAGGCGGTGGCCATGCTCGAGCGTCTGTCAGGGCGCGAGCATACGGTGGTCACCGCCGTGGCCGTGGCGCACGAGGGGCGGACCCTCTCGGGGGTCGAGGCCGTGACCGTGCGCTTCCGCACGCTCACGCGCCAGCAGATCGCGCAGTACGTCGCCACCGGCGAACCCATGGACAAGGCCGGCGCCTATGGCATTCAGGGCTTCGGCGCCACGCTGGTCGAACGCATTCACGGCGACTACTTCGCCGTCATGGGACTGCCGCTGGGTCGCCTCGTGGGGCTCATTCGCGAGCTCGGCTACGAGTACGCGTTCGGGCCGGTGTGTGCGGCATAG
- a CDS encoding glycosyltransferase family 9 protein yields the protein MPTTPPLPPVRLDRIGIVMMSAVGDAVHVMPVIHALKAQAPQARITWVLQPGPATLVRGHPLVDDIVLFDRSRGWRAFLDTRAALATRAFDVVLALQVYFKAGLITGFTRAPVKLGFDRARARDANWLFTTHRIAPHAGQHVQGQYFEFLDALGVPHGTPSWTLGPWNEEEQRWQRDFLSRFDRPIAPIVVATSKPAKDWLPDRWAAVCRLLWYEYGLQPVLVGGRSPREVAAEAVILREAPMAHSALGSGLRRLAAILDGAAVALSPDTGPLHLAVALRTPVVSLLGYTNPKRVGPYDHAHDLMIDAYGDPGENYPIDMTYRQGRVERITVEDVAAKLVLWQARYRETRLAALEARGLRRG from the coding sequence ATGCCGACCACTCCCCCGCTCCCCCCGGTGCGGCTCGACCGCATCGGCATCGTCATGATGAGCGCCGTCGGTGACGCCGTGCACGTGATGCCGGTGATTCACGCGCTGAAGGCTCAGGCGCCCCAGGCGCGCATCACGTGGGTCCTGCAGCCCGGTCCCGCCACGCTCGTTCGCGGGCACCCGCTCGTGGATGACATCGTGCTCTTCGACCGATCGCGCGGATGGCGGGCGTTCCTCGACACGCGCGCGGCGCTGGCGACCCGCGCGTTCGATGTGGTGCTGGCGCTGCAGGTGTACTTCAAGGCGGGGCTGATTACCGGCTTCACGCGCGCGCCAGTCAAGCTTGGCTTCGATCGGGCGCGGGCGCGAGATGCCAACTGGCTCTTCACCACGCACCGCATCGCGCCACATGCCGGCCAGCACGTGCAGGGGCAGTACTTCGAGTTTCTCGACGCGCTGGGCGTTCCGCACGGCACACCGTCGTGGACGCTCGGCCCCTGGAACGAGGAGGAGCAGCGCTGGCAGCGCGACTTCCTCTCGCGGTTCGATCGCCCGATTGCACCCATCGTGGTGGCCACCAGCAAGCCCGCCAAGGACTGGTTGCCCGATCGGTGGGCGGCCGTGTGCCGCCTGCTGTGGTACGAGTACGGGCTCCAGCCCGTGCTGGTGGGTGGGCGATCGCCGCGCGAAGTGGCAGCAGAAGCGGTGATCCTGCGCGAGGCCCCCATGGCCCACTCGGCGTTGGGCAGCGGCCTGCGCCGGCTGGCAGCCATCCTCGATGGTGCAGCGGTGGCGTTGTCGCCGGATACCGGTCCGCTGCACCTGGCCGTGGCGTTGCGCACGCCGGTCGTTTCACTGCTCGGGTATACCAACCCCAAGCGGGTGGGCCCGTACGATCATGCGCACGACCTCATGATCGACGCCTATGGTGATCCGGGCGAGAACTACCCCATCGACATGACGTATCGCCAGGGGCGCGTGGAGCGCATCACCGTCGAGGATGTGGCCGCGAAGCTGGTCCTGTGGCAGGCGCGCTATCGCGAAACGCGGCTCGCCGCGCTGGAGGCGCGCGGCCTGCGCCGGGGGTGA
- a CDS encoding aminotransferase class I/II-fold pyridoxal phosphate-dependent enzyme has protein sequence MSETSSSSFGSPAAAHFETQAIRAQAPVTPAREHSVPLYLTSSFRFDDAEHARALFAEEVSGNIYSRYANPNTDEFVNKVCLMEGGEDGVATASGMSAVFTAIASQVASGDHVLSARAIFGSTHQLFTRVFPKWGVTSDYADIADPASWERLLRPTTKLIYVETPSNPGLELVDLAWLGSLARAHGIPLVVDNCFATPYLQQPLAFGATAVIHSATKYMDGQGRALGGVIVGDRSYMADCRFFARHTGPAMSAFNAWMLSKSLETLAVRMDRHCSNALTVARHFEGHPAVQAVRYPFLPSHPQHALAQRQMTQGGGIVVLELSGGLSRSGRFLDRLRLASHSANLGDTRTIVTHPASTTHSKLTSAERAAVAITDGLIRISVGLEHVADIIDDLEQALAD, from the coding sequence ATGTCCGAGACCTCCTCGAGCAGTTTCGGCAGCCCGGCGGCTGCCCACTTCGAAACGCAGGCCATTCGTGCGCAGGCACCGGTGACGCCGGCGCGCGAACACTCGGTGCCGCTGTACCTCACCTCGAGCTTCCGCTTCGACGATGCCGAGCATGCGCGCGCGCTGTTTGCGGAGGAGGTGAGCGGCAACATCTACAGCCGGTATGCCAATCCGAACACCGACGAGTTCGTGAACAAGGTGTGCCTGATGGAGGGAGGCGAGGACGGGGTAGCCACCGCCTCGGGGATGTCAGCCGTGTTCACGGCGATCGCCTCCCAGGTCGCGAGCGGCGATCATGTCCTGTCGGCCCGCGCCATCTTCGGCAGCACACACCAGCTGTTCACGCGTGTCTTTCCCAAGTGGGGGGTGACGAGCGACTACGCCGACATCGCCGATCCGGCCAGTTGGGAACGACTGCTGCGCCCCACCACGAAGCTCATCTACGTGGAGACACCGTCGAACCCGGGACTCGAGCTGGTGGACCTCGCGTGGCTGGGATCGCTCGCGCGGGCGCACGGGATTCCCCTCGTGGTCGACAACTGCTTCGCCACGCCGTATCTGCAGCAGCCCCTCGCGTTCGGGGCCACGGCGGTGATCCACTCGGCGACCAAGTACATGGACGGACAGGGGCGCGCGCTGGGCGGCGTGATCGTGGGCGATCGGTCGTACATGGCCGACTGCCGGTTCTTTGCCCGGCACACCGGGCCAGCCATGAGCGCATTCAATGCCTGGATGCTGTCCAAGTCGCTGGAGACGCTGGCGGTGCGGATGGACCGGCACTGCAGCAACGCGCTGACCGTGGCCCGTCACTTCGAAGGCCATCCCGCCGTGCAGGCGGTGCGCTACCCGTTCCTGCCGTCACACCCGCAGCATGCGCTGGCGCAGCGGCAGATGACGCAGGGCGGGGGTATCGTGGTCCTTGAGCTGTCTGGTGGCCTGTCACGGAGCGGCCGGTTTCTCGACCGCCTGCGCCTGGCCTCGCATTCGGCCAATCTCGGGGACACCCGGACGATCGTCACACACCCGGCATCCACGACACACAGCAAGCTCACGAGTGCGGAACGCGCGGCGGTGGCGATCACCGATGGGCTCATTCGCATCAGCGTGGGGCTCGAACATGTCGCCGACATCATCGACGATCTGGAGCAGGCGCTCGCCGACTGA